Part of the Paenibacillus sp. FSL R7-0273 genome is shown below.
AGGAGGGCGCAGCCGTTTTTTATATACCTGCCCGGCGCGTTTGTGTGCGTCCAGTCCGGTATTCACTTCAGGCTGAACATGTTATAGTAAAGTTTGGGAAACGGCAAACCTATCATTGCCGATAATAATAACAGGAGTGGATTCCATTTATGATCTCTCGCAAAATGTACCGGGGAATATGGAAAGAGGGTCAAGCGGCGGACGGCCTGGCAGCCTTGCAGAATGATTCAGCAGCCAGACAGCTGGTTGAGGATGGCAGGCTGATGACGGCTGCGGCATTTTCCTGGGAGAATAACGTGTTTCTCTATTATGAATGCACCGGAACAGAGATAGAGCCTGCCTTGGTGGCTGGCACCGCCGGATCCTATCTGATTGACTGGGAGGGGGAAGCGTCTCCCCGGAAGTGGATTGAAATGATTGATGTCTTTCACTTTAATGAACCGGCCGGCTATGAGCATTGGCTGCGTAAGGCGGCAGTTGAGCGGCGCGGGGGCAGAGTTGCCCATCTGAAGCGCGAAAAGGTTGCCAGTTATATCTATTATCATTACCAGCTGCAGGAGGAGCGGGCGTTCCACGGCAATAAATACGATATCATCGCGATGCATGAGAATCTGCTGTTCGGCTATCAGGAATTTCCGTCAGTAGTGGAAGAGCCTGTAGTTCCGGGAAGGCTGAACACCAAAGGAACCCCGGTACCATGGGAAGACTCCCGCATGGATCAGCATTTCCAGCCCTGGGAGGACGACGGCTATTTGTATTTCAAGCCGGTTGAGACCGTATTCGCCTATTACATAGAAGGCTGAATCACATGTAAGACTTATTGTAACCGCTTCATATAATGCTGCAGGAGGACGATCGGACAGATGAATGAGAAGATGAGCAGCTCCAGAGTCACCGGATTTCTTAGGGCAGAGGGCAGGACGGTCGTGAACGGCAAGGGCGAAGAGGTGCTTCTCACCGGCTGGGGGCTTGGCAACTGGCTGCTTCCTGAAGGCTATATGTGGACTACTGACGGCAACAGCCGGTTTGACCGTCCTGCGCGGATTGAGGCTGTTATCCGTGAACTGGCGGGAACTAAGTACGCTGAGCAGTTCTGGGCGGCCTTCCGCAACAGCTACATTGCCAGAGAGGATATCCGGCTGATGGCTGAGCAGGGTTATAATTCTGTGCGTATTCCGTTCAACTGGCGTATTTTGATGGAGGATGAGCCCGGAATTACCTGGAAAGAGGAGGGATTCCGGCTTATTGACCGCTGCCTGGACTGGTGTGAGGAATATAAGCTGTATGCTTTTCTGGACCTGCACGGCGCTCCGGGCGGCCAGACCGGCGCGAATATCGACGACTCAGTCGATGATGTGCCGAGGCTGTTCACAGATGAAGACAGCTGGAATAAAGGGATTGCGCTATGGACACAGCTGGCGAAGCGGTACAGGGACCGCTGGATTGTCGGCGGCTATGACCTGCTGAATGAACCGATTAAGACGCCGTCTGCCGGACAGGATTTTGACTATCTGGTTCCTAAGCTGGTCCAGTTTTACGAAGAGGCGGTTGCAGCCATCCGGGCTGTGGATGACAGGCACATGCTGTCTATCGAAGGGCATCACTGGGCGACAGACACAAGTATTTTCCACAAAAAATATGATGATAATATGATCATTCATTTTCACCGCTATGCCTGCTACCCGGATCTCAGCTCTTTCACAGAATTCCTTGAAGTGTCTGAGAGATTGAATGCGCCGCTATGGCTGGGTGAGAGCGGTGAGAATCTGAACGAGTGGTATACCGCCATCTATCCGCTGGCTGCGGAACTGAATATCGGCTACAACCTGTGGCCGTGGAAAAAGATGGACAACACCAGCTCGCCATATTCCGTTCATCTGCCGGAAGACTGGAATCTGCTGATGGACTATACCCGAGGCGGTGCCCATCCCGGTTATGAGCAAGCCCAAGCCATTCTGGATCGGTATCTTGAGCATATCCGGGTTGAAAGCTGCCGGTATAATGCCGATGTGACCTATGCAGTGTTCAGAACGCCGGGGTGTACGGTCCGGGCAACCGATTTTGATGAGCTGCCGGGCAAAGGCCAGTCTTTCAGCGGGCTGCGAATGGAAGGAAACCCTTTTAAATACCGGACAGGGACCGGGATGCAGATTGTCGAGGAAATAGGGCGGGGGGATTTGACTAAACGTTTCTTCTTCGACGTATTGTGGGACCGGTTCGCTCTTGAGCTTGAAGGCGGAGAATTCGCCGTCTATACAATCAACGATACCCGGGAAGAGAGCAGCGTCTCCTTTATCTATAGCTGTAAGGAGCCTGCGGCTGTAGCTTTTTTTCAGGATGAGCGGGAAATAGCTTCATTGACACTTCAGCCAGGGGAGAATAAGCAGACCATACAGGCGGTAGGGTTAGCGGCTGCCGGAAGCTCAAAGATAAAGGTTGAGGTCAGAGCAGGAGCTGTGCGGCTGGACCGGATTCTTTTTAAATGAAACAATAAACAAGCAGCGCTTCTCCGTCATCAGGGGAAGCGCTGCTGTGCGCTGGAATGTTACATTGTATTATTGCATGAAACGGAAGCTTTTTTGACGGCCGTCTCCGAAATAGAGAATGTTGTCGAGCTCCGAGGCCTGCAGTCCGCCTTCCTCATTCAGCACATTACCGGCGACATAACGGCCCTGAATCTTGGCCAGAATGTTGGTAATCCCCTTGAACTGGTCATGCTCAATGACATCAATCATTGTGCATTCAATGGCAACCGGGCATTCCCGGATAACCGGTGCATTGACCGTGTGTGCCTGCTCATGCGTCAGATCCACGTGGTCAAATTTGCTGAGCTCCTGTCCGGAATGCGCGCCGCAGTAGGTAATCGCGTCCATCAGCGAACGGCCCGGAATATTGATAACGAAATCCCGCACCGCCTTAATCTGGTTCACCGCATACCCCTTGCTGCTGAAGCCCAGCATCATCATGTCCTTAAGTGAATAGGAAGAGGAGATAGGCGTCACATTGGGCTTACCGTCCGCATCATAAAAGCTGATCAGGATAACCGGGAACCCGTAGTACATTTTCTCATAATCAACAGCTACCTTTTCCATTTGTGCAATCCTCCTGAATATGTATACCGCTATAGAGCGGCTTCTACATCAAAGGATAGCGCAAGCCGGAAAGGAGCAGGGGTGACCAGACGCACAGGTCTAGCTGTTCTGCAATTGCAGGGCCGGACCAAAGAACTCGTAATGAATCTGCTCTTCCTTCATTCCAAGCGCAATCAGCCCGCGGATCATGGCTTCCATGAATGGAACGGGTCCGCATACATAGGCATCGCCGGTAACATCCACATAGCTTTTCAGGATTTCGCCTGTAATTACACCGTCAGGTCCGCCGGACAGGAAGGTTTTGGTCTTGGCGTTGCTCATGGCGGCTGCGTATTTCTCAACATCCTGGCGGAAGGCGGCGAGTGATTCATTGCGCGCAGAGTGCAGGAAAACAACCGGACGGTCCGGAGTTACACTGGCAACCGTTTCGAACATACTCATCATCGGGGTAATGCCTACGCCGCCGGAGATGAACGCTACAGGTGTGGTTTTGGAGACATCGAGCATGAATTCACCGGCAGGAGCGCTGACCTCGACCGTATCGCCTTCGTTGACCTGATTGTGCAGATAGACGGACACAACCCCATTTGGATCGTTTGCTTCCTCGCGTTTTACGGAAATGCGGAATTCATCCGCTTTAGGGGCCTGGGACAGACTGTACTGACGTATCATCGTATACTTCTCGCCTGGAATTAGCACACGCACAGAAATGTACTGGCCTGGCTTGTAATCCGGAACATTGGAGCCGTCCGCTGGCTTCAGATAAAAGGAGGTAATATTGCCGCTCTCCTGGACTTTACGGGCAACCTTGAACGGTTTGAAGAAATTCCAGCCGTTTTCCTGCTCGCGGGCTTCTTTGTACATGTTATCCTCGACACCGATAAAAGCGCCGGCGATAACGCCGTAAGCTTCTTCCCAGGCCTGCAGAATCTCAGGTGTGGCGGCATCGCCAAGCACTTCCTTGATCGCTTTCAGCAAAAATTCACCGACAATCGGATAATGCTCCGGCTTGATGCCGAGACTGACATGCTTGTGGGCGATCTGGACTACCGCAGGCAGAATGTTCTCCAGATTGTCGATGTGTACGGCTGCAGCATACACTGCATTCGCAAGTGCGGCCTGCTGACGGCCCTGTGCCTGGTTAGCGTGGTTGAAGACGTTTAACAATTCCGGGTGGGCTTCGAACAAATTCCGGTAAAAGACGGTTGTGATGGTTGTTCCGTGTTCTGCCAGTACCGGCGCTGTCGACTTAACAATGTCACGTGTGTGTTGTGATAAAATAATGTTCATCCCCTCTCAATTCATCCAGAATTAATATATACTGAATTTAAATTAAAAGATATATTTTAAATACCACTTTAACAAAATAGACAATTTTATTAATATTATTTGTAACAAATATCACTTACTAAGCATGCGATTCGGAGGTTTAACATGAGACTGACTTTATATACGGATTACTCTTTGCGGATTCTTTTGTATCTTGGAGCGAAGGAGCGGGAGGCGCTGTCAACGGTTCAGGGCATTTCGGATGCGTATCAAATCTCGAAGAATCATCTGATGAAGGTTTCCCATGAGCTGGGTAAGGCGGGTTATATCGAAACGGTAAGGGGGAGGGGAGGCGGTATACGTCTGGCGAAGACACCCGGCCGCATTAACATCGGGGAGGTCGTCCGGCGGATGGAAGACGATCTGTATCTCGTCGAATGCTTCCAGCCTTCAGGCGGAAATTGTCCGATCTCCCCGGTGTGCGGGCTTAAAGGCGTGCTGGGTAAGGCGCTCAACGCCTACCTTCAGGTGCTGGACCAATATACATTGCAGGATTTACTTATTAATAAAGATGATTTACGGGCTCTTCTGGCACAGCCGGATCAGCTTATGCCTCCCCGAACAGCAGACGCTCCTCATCCCGGCTATGAACAGCATTAACAACCAGCAGGGCGTGAAGCTGGCGGAGCACCTCCGGGGTGAGCCCTTCCCGGGCCAGCAGGGCTTTGGTGTCCCTCACAATAATCCGCATTAATTCATGATCACGGGCAAGCCGGATAACAGCATCCTTCAGGTCAGGCTGCTTCGTTTCCATTTCCTGATAGAAGCCGTCCTCCTCCGCATCGGCATGGCTGAGAATCCGTGTCTCCCAGTATTCAAGCAGGTGCTCAGCCGCCTGGCGGGCTACCTCATATTCTTTTGCCTCAAGCAGCTCCTCTACTTCCTCAGTTTTACTTATAGCACCGGACAGGCCGCCCTCATGAATGGCATGATGGGCATGCTGCTGGCGTAATGAAGGTCCTCCCATGTCGTTCATCCTTTCAGTATTTTTGATCAGTATAGCATATCAGCTGGTAGTGAAATCCCCGGTAAGGTATTCCCCGTACAACAAAGAGGGAACTCCCTATGGGGACCTCCCGCAGTGAAGAAACAGGCTTGCAGCGGCGCTTTTCCCGGTTTTGGGAGAGGCGTATTTGCCGTTTCGGCAGATCAAGGGAATTCCCGCGGCGCAATAGGTGTTTCCCTAATGGGAACTGCCGGCCTACAGATCCATAATGGTATTAATTGAATGATTGACTAGATTCGCTTCATTCGCAAAGGAGTGTTCGTAACCGATGAAGAAGAAATTCGGCCTTAACTTTTTTAAACCGATCGAGAGCTATTCCGGAAAATGGTCCATTCTTGAGGAGAAAAATAGAGACTGGGAAAATATGTACCGTCAGCGCTGGTCGCACGACAAAGTCGTCCGCACTACACACGGCGTAAACTGTACCGGCTCCTGCAGCTGGAAGGTATTTGTGAAGAACGGAATCATCACCTGGGAGAACCAGCAGATCGACTATCCTTCCTGCGGACCGGACATGCCGGAGTTTGAACCGCGCGGCTGTCCGCGCGGAGCGACCTTCTCGTGGTATGAGTACAGCCCGCTGCGTGTGAAATATCCTTATGTACGCGGCAAGCTGTGGCGGCTGTGGCAGGCGGCTCTGCAGGAGCACGGCAACTATATTGATGCCTGGGCCAGCATTGTGGAAGATCCGGAGAAAGCCAGCCAGTATAAAAAAGCGCGCGGCAAAGGCGGACATATCCGCGTTAATTGGGACGATGTGCTGCATTTGATCTCAGCACAGCTGATTTACACGATCCGCAAGTATGGACCGGACCGGATTGCCGGCTTTACGCCGATTCCGGCCATGTCGATGGTCAGCTATGCTTCCGGCGCCCGCTTTATCTCGCTGCTCGGCGGCCAGATGCTGAGCTTCTATGACTGGTATGCCGATCTGCCTCCGGCTTCCCCGCAAATCTGGGGCGAGCAGACCGATGTACCGGAATCCTCGGACTGGTACAATTCCGGCTATCTGATCATGTGGGGCTCGAATGTCCCGCTGACACGGACACCGGATGCACACTTTATGACTGAGGTCCGCTATAAGGGAACCAAGGTCGTCTCTGTAGCGCCTGACCTTGCGGAGAATGTGAAATTTGCCGACAACTGGCTGGCACCGAATCCGGGAACGGATGCTGCGGTGGCCCAGGCCATGACCCATGTTATTCTGAGTGAATTCTACCAGGAGCGGCAGGAGCCGATGTTCCTGAACTATGCCAAGCAATATACAGATATGCCTTTCCTGATTCTGCTTGATCCGCATGAGGATGCCTGGAAGGGCGGACGTTTCCTGCGGGCCAGCGACCTCGGGGACAGCACGCCGCACTCTGACTGGAAGCCGGTCATCTACGATGAGGCCGCCGGTCATGTGATGGTCCCTAACGGCACGATGGGCCAGCGCTGGGAGGAAGGCAAGAAGTGGAACCTGATTCTTGAGAATGAAGACGGCAGCAAGGTAGAGCCGGCGCTCAGCATTGAAGGCCATGGCGAAGAATGGACAGAAATTGTATTCCCGTTCTTTGACAACTCCGGCAACGGCACGTTCCGTCGTGTGATCCCGGCCCGCAAACTGCAGCTGGCTGACGGAACGGAGCGTTATGTAGCTACTGTCTACGATCTGATGCTTAGCCAGTACGGGATTGCCCGCACCGACAGTCCGCTTAACGCCAAAGGCTATGACGACGAAGCTTCGCATTATACTCCGGCATGGCAGGAGAAGATTACGACGGTGAAGGCCAGCGTCGTGGTGCAGATCGCCCGCGAGTTCGCGCAGAATGCAATAGATACAGGCGGACGCTCGATGATTATCATGGGGGCAGGGATTAACCACTGGTTCAACAGTGATACGATCTACCGTTCCATCCTGAACCTGGTGGTTCTGACTGCTTCGCAAGGCGTTAACGGCGGCGGCTGGGCGCATTATGTCGGCCAGGAGAAATGCCGTCCGATCGAAGGCTGGTCCACTGTAGCTTTCGCCAAAGACTGGCAGGGTCCGGCACGCCAGCAGAATGCGACCTCGTTCTTCTACTTTGCCACCGAGCAGTGGCGGTATGAAGAAAGCGGCACGGATTCGCTGAAATCTCCGACCGGCGGCGAGCTTGCTTACCAGCATCCGGCGGATTACAACGTTCTGGCTGCACGTCTAGGCTGGCTGCCGTCCTTCCCGCAGTTCAACAAGAACAGCCTGCTGTTCGCGGAAGAAGCGGCACGGGAAGGCAAGAAATCCAACAGTGAGATCATCGGACATGCGCTGGAGGAGATCAAAACGCGGAAAACCCGCTTTGCGGTGGAGGACCCGGGCGCACCGGAGAACTTCCCGCGTTCGCTCTTTATCTGGCGCTCCAATCTGATCTCAAGCTCCGCCAAAGGCCAGGAGTACTTCATGAAGCATCTACTGGGCGCTTCGGACGGACTGCTCGCTGAACCTAATGAAGAGCAAAAGCCGGAGGAAATCATCTGGCGTGAGGATGTGGAAGGCAAGCTGGATCTGATGGTTGCGATGGACTTCCGGATGACCACAACTCCGCTTTATGCAGACATTGTGCTGCCGGCGGCTACTTGGTACGAGAAAACGGATCTTTCGTCCACTGACATGCATCCGTTCGTCCACCCGTTCAACCCGGCGGTCAATCCGCTGTGGGAATCGCGTTCGGACTGGGATATTTACCGCCAGCTGTCCGAGGTCTTCTCCGAAATGGCGAAAACCCATCTGCCGGGCGTATACAAAGACATCGTTGCTTCACCACTCGGACATGACTCAATCAGTGAAATCTCCCAGCCGATGGGTCTGGTCAAAGACTGGGCTAAGGGTGAAGTGGAGGCCATTCCGGGCAAAACGATGCCTAACCTGAGTATTGTGGAACGTGACTATACCAAAATTCACGATAAATATATTTCGCTTGGACCCAATCTGGCAGTCGGAAAAGCCGGCGCGCACGGCGTCAGCTTCTCTGTTGCCGAGGAATATGAGGAATTAAAGAAGCTTAGCGGCGTTTATTTTGATGAATCGATCAAAAACGGCCTGCCTAAGCTGCAGAC
Proteins encoded:
- a CDS encoding nitrate reductase subunit alpha, with amino-acid sequence MKKKFGLNFFKPIESYSGKWSILEEKNRDWENMYRQRWSHDKVVRTTHGVNCTGSCSWKVFVKNGIITWENQQIDYPSCGPDMPEFEPRGCPRGATFSWYEYSPLRVKYPYVRGKLWRLWQAALQEHGNYIDAWASIVEDPEKASQYKKARGKGGHIRVNWDDVLHLISAQLIYTIRKYGPDRIAGFTPIPAMSMVSYASGARFISLLGGQMLSFYDWYADLPPASPQIWGEQTDVPESSDWYNSGYLIMWGSNVPLTRTPDAHFMTEVRYKGTKVVSVAPDLAENVKFADNWLAPNPGTDAAVAQAMTHVILSEFYQERQEPMFLNYAKQYTDMPFLILLDPHEDAWKGGRFLRASDLGDSTPHSDWKPVIYDEAAGHVMVPNGTMGQRWEEGKKWNLILENEDGSKVEPALSIEGHGEEWTEIVFPFFDNSGNGTFRRVIPARKLQLADGTERYVATVYDLMLSQYGIARTDSPLNAKGYDDEASHYTPAWQEKITTVKASVVVQIAREFAQNAIDTGGRSMIIMGAGINHWFNSDTIYRSILNLVVLTASQGVNGGGWAHYVGQEKCRPIEGWSTVAFAKDWQGPARQQNATSFFYFATEQWRYEESGTDSLKSPTGGELAYQHPADYNVLAARLGWLPSFPQFNKNSLLFAEEAAREGKKSNSEIIGHALEEIKTRKTRFAVEDPGAPENFPRSLFIWRSNLISSSAKGQEYFMKHLLGASDGLLAEPNEEQKPEEIIWREDVEGKLDLMVAMDFRMTTTPLYADIVLPAATWYEKTDLSSTDMHPFVHPFNPAVNPLWESRSDWDIYRQLSEVFSEMAKTHLPGVYKDIVASPLGHDSISEISQPMGLVKDWAKGEVEAIPGKTMPNLSIVERDYTKIHDKYISLGPNLAVGKAGAHGVSFSVAEEYEELKKLSGVYFDESIKNGLPKLQTARQAADTILHLSSATNGRVSQKAYESAEKDHGVPLKDISADRAAEKITFQSITAQPREVIPTPVFSGSNKQGRRYSPFTTNIERLVPFRTLTGRQHFYIDHEIFLQYGESLPVFKPTLPPMVFGPRDKAIKGGQDSLVLRYLTPHGKWNIHSTYQDNQHMLTLFRGGPTVWINNEDAAAHDIEDNAWLEVYNRNGVVTARAVVSHRMPRGTMFMYHAQDKHIQVPGSEITDTRGGSHNAPTRIHLKPTQMVGGYAQLSYGFNYYGPIGNQRDVYVAVRKMKEVNWLEN
- the hmpA gene encoding NO-inducible flavohemoprotein, with the translated sequence MLSQHTRDIVKSTAPVLAEHGTTITTVFYRNLFEAHPELLNVFNHANQAQGRQQAALANAVYAAAVHIDNLENILPAVVQIAHKHVSLGIKPEHYPIVGEFLLKAIKEVLGDAATPEILQAWEEAYGVIAGAFIGVEDNMYKEAREQENGWNFFKPFKVARKVQESGNITSFYLKPADGSNVPDYKPGQYISVRVLIPGEKYTMIRQYSLSQAPKADEFRISVKREEANDPNGVVSVYLHNQVNEGDTVEVSAPAGEFMLDVSKTTPVAFISGGVGITPMMSMFETVASVTPDRPVVFLHSARNESLAAFRQDVEKYAAAMSNAKTKTFLSGGPDGVITGEILKSYVDVTGDAYVCGPVPFMEAMIRGLIALGMKEEQIHYEFFGPALQLQNS
- a CDS encoding hemerythrin domain-containing protein, with the translated sequence MGGPSLRQQHAHHAIHEGGLSGAISKTEEVEELLEAKEYEVARQAAEHLLEYWETRILSHADAEEDGFYQEMETKQPDLKDAVIRLARDHELMRIIVRDTKALLAREGLTPEVLRQLHALLVVNAVHSRDEERLLFGEA
- a CDS encoding RrF2 family transcriptional regulator, translated to MRLTLYTDYSLRILLYLGAKEREALSTVQGISDAYQISKNHLMKVSHELGKAGYIETVRGRGGGIRLAKTPGRINIGEVVRRMEDDLYLVECFQPSGGNCPISPVCGLKGVLGKALNAYLQVLDQYTLQDLLINKDDLRALLAQPDQLMPPRTADAPHPGYEQH
- a CDS encoding glycoside hydrolase family 5 protein, with the protein product MNEKMSSSRVTGFLRAEGRTVVNGKGEEVLLTGWGLGNWLLPEGYMWTTDGNSRFDRPARIEAVIRELAGTKYAEQFWAAFRNSYIAREDIRLMAEQGYNSVRIPFNWRILMEDEPGITWKEEGFRLIDRCLDWCEEYKLYAFLDLHGAPGGQTGANIDDSVDDVPRLFTDEDSWNKGIALWTQLAKRYRDRWIVGGYDLLNEPIKTPSAGQDFDYLVPKLVQFYEEAVAAIRAVDDRHMLSIEGHHWATDTSIFHKKYDDNMIIHFHRYACYPDLSSFTEFLEVSERLNAPLWLGESGENLNEWYTAIYPLAAELNIGYNLWPWKKMDNTSSPYSVHLPEDWNLLMDYTRGGAHPGYEQAQAILDRYLEHIRVESCRYNADVTYAVFRTPGCTVRATDFDELPGKGQSFSGLRMEGNPFKYRTGTGMQIVEEIGRGDLTKRFFFDVLWDRFALELEGGEFAVYTINDTREESSVSFIYSCKEPAAVAFFQDEREIASLTLQPGENKQTIQAVGLAAAGSSKIKVEVRAGAVRLDRILFK
- a CDS encoding flavin reductase family protein; amino-acid sequence: MEKVAVDYEKMYYGFPVILISFYDADGKPNVTPISSSYSLKDMMMLGFSSKGYAVNQIKAVRDFVINIPGRSLMDAITYCGAHSGQELSKFDHVDLTHEQAHTVNAPVIRECPVAIECTMIDVIEHDQFKGITNILAKIQGRYVAGNVLNEEGGLQASELDNILYFGDGRQKSFRFMQ